One Vicinamibacterales bacterium DNA segment encodes these proteins:
- a CDS encoding HU family DNA-binding protein: MAKAMSKSELVAKLAADQGGSLSNKQVKGVLESLCTVGYKELKKNGMFQIPGFAKFVVVKKAATKARKGINPFTGEPTVFKAKPARKIVRARPVKAAKDAVA, encoded by the coding sequence ATGGCCAAGGCAATGTCGAAGTCGGAGCTGGTGGCGAAGTTGGCCGCCGATCAGGGCGGGTCGCTCTCGAACAAGCAGGTGAAGGGCGTGCTCGAGTCGCTCTGCACCGTGGGCTACAAGGAGCTCAAGAAGAACGGGATGTTCCAGATTCCCGGGTTCGCGAAGTTCGTGGTGGTGAAGAAGGCCGCGACGAAGGCGCGCAAGGGCATCAACCCCTTCACGGGCGAGCCGACGGTGTTCAAGGCGAAGCCGGCGCGGAAGATCGTGCGCGCGCGTCCTGTCAAGGCCGCGAAGGACGCCGTCGCCTAG
- a CDS encoding SMP-30/gluconolactonase/LRE family protein has translation MTRRHLAALVVAAAVPMGLASLDATPAAVRGLLDGRPDAVVDLDTREGLQVVRGEWRVQESRGVPVKAGAADFDDSFWEIAPAGSLQRRRTDGGQSYAWYRLSFTMPATVGTFDTTGATVAFEIVVDDYAEVWVDGRLPRRLGQAGGALVAGFNTPNRLVVTRNATPGQEVRLAVFAANGPLSDPPANKIWVRSATLDFYKAPAPAGTPVEVDRADAGIDRVVPPGTRLEHLAAGFSFTEGPVWVPAEHALLFSDPNDNRIYRWSDDDGVSIFRAKSGYSGFDIGEYHQPGSNGLTLDAQGRLVIDEHGNRRVTRLEKNGDLTILADRYHGKRLNSPNDLVYRSDGALYFTDPFFGLPAFEKDRRAEQDHAGIYRLGPDGRLTLLSTELKGPNGIAFSPDERVLYVSNWDEKKKVIMQWDVQPDGTLANGRTFADMTSAPGEEALDGLKVDRDGNVFVSGPGGLWVWSADGRHLGTVRLPELAANMAWGDDDGRSLYLTARTGLYRLRLVTPGIRPPLARGTY, from the coding sequence ATGACTCGACGGCATCTCGCGGCGCTCGTGGTGGCCGCGGCCGTGCCGATGGGGCTGGCGTCGCTCGATGCGACGCCGGCCGCCGTGCGCGGCCTGCTCGACGGTCGCCCGGACGCCGTGGTGGACCTGGACACCCGCGAAGGCCTCCAGGTGGTGCGCGGCGAGTGGCGCGTCCAGGAATCGCGCGGCGTGCCCGTGAAGGCCGGGGCCGCGGACTTCGACGACTCGTTCTGGGAGATCGCCCCGGCGGGCTCGCTGCAGCGACGGCGGACCGATGGCGGCCAGTCCTACGCCTGGTACCGGCTGTCGTTCACGATGCCGGCCACGGTCGGCACCTTCGACACGACCGGGGCCACGGTCGCCTTCGAGATCGTCGTGGACGACTACGCCGAGGTGTGGGTGGACGGCCGCCTGCCGCGGAGGCTGGGGCAGGCCGGCGGGGCCCTCGTCGCCGGCTTCAACACGCCGAACCGCCTGGTGGTCACCAGGAACGCGACGCCGGGACAGGAGGTGCGGCTGGCGGTCTTCGCGGCCAACGGTCCGCTCTCGGATCCCCCGGCCAACAAGATCTGGGTGCGATCGGCGACGCTGGACTTCTACAAGGCACCGGCGCCGGCCGGCACGCCCGTGGAGGTCGACCGCGCGGATGCCGGCATCGACCGCGTCGTGCCTCCGGGCACCCGGCTGGAGCACCTGGCCGCCGGGTTCTCGTTCACCGAGGGCCCCGTGTGGGTGCCAGCCGAGCACGCGCTGCTCTTCAGCGATCCGAACGACAACCGCATCTACCGCTGGTCTGACGATGACGGCGTGTCGATCTTCCGCGCCAAGAGCGGCTACAGCGGGTTCGACATCGGCGAGTACCACCAGCCGGGATCGAACGGGCTGACGCTGGACGCGCAAGGCCGGCTCGTGATAGACGAACACGGCAACCGCAGGGTGACGCGCCTCGAGAAGAACGGCGACCTCACGATCCTGGCCGACCGTTATCACGGGAAGCGCCTGAACAGCCCGAACGACCTGGTCTACCGGTCCGACGGGGCGCTCTACTTCACCGACCCGTTCTTCGGCCTGCCGGCCTTCGAGAAGGATCGGCGCGCCGAGCAGGATCACGCGGGCATCTACCGCCTCGGTCCCGACGGTCGGCTCACGCTCCTCTCGACCGAGCTGAAAGGGCCCAACGGGATCGCCTTCTCACCCGACGAGCGCGTGCTCTACGTCTCGAACTGGGACGAGAAGAAGAAGGTCATCATGCAGTGGGACGTCCAGCCCGACGGCACGCTGGCCAACGGCCGGACGTTCGCCGACATGACGTCAGCGCCTGGCGAGGAGGCGCTCGACGGCCTGAAGGTGGACCGCGACGGCAACGTGTTCGTCTCGGGTCCGGGCGGGCTGTGGGTGTGGTCGGCCGACGGCCGGCACCTCGGTACCGTGCGCCTGCCGGAACTCGCGGCCAACATGGCGTGGGGCGACGACGACGGCCGGTCGCTGTACCTGACGGCCCGGACGGGCCTCTACCGCCTGCGGCTCGTCACGCCGGGCATTCGTCCGCCCCTGGCGCGGGGCACCTACTGA
- a CDS encoding GNAT family N-acyltransferase, producing the protein MRSEPFSSLDFLPPGTPRFVARALDALAGLAALQRLYDAASPIRPDRFPERALDVLGIPVTTGDPGAADRIPAAGPLVVVANHPHGALDGLAVAAVVRRVRPDVKLLGNQLLTHIPEMREHVIPVDAFSQGGAHNSGGVRAALDWLRGGHVLVVFPAGEVAHVRSAAGRVVDSAWRDGAARLAARAGAPMLPVFVDGANGRLFLEAGRVSPWLRSALLVRELLAHRGRPVRVSVGRIVTHKRLLALGDRSAQSAYLRVRTYGLAAGPPARGPLMRLAARPARPEPIGVEVPAQALEAEIAGLARSSCLVDGGPWKVHVVSAGDAPLVLQEIARLREVTFRAAGEGTGRARDLDRFDRHYRHLFVWHAEHRMIAGAYRLAETDRVLRGQGLSGFYTRTLFRYPAALLHDLGPALELGRSFVRREFQRDYQPLQMLWRGIGALVAAEPRYRTLFGPVSISAEYGPTTRQLLARFLLAGRGSLLQSFVVPRRPLPEDATDGTEALVQSRVASNVQEVDAIVRELESDQRGIPVLLRHYLKLNAKLLGFSVDPAFGGVVDGLIVVDLLDVDRTLLARYLGKDAAAAFVAAHGRTADAGVPIGVPA; encoded by the coding sequence GTGCGGTCCGAGCCGTTTTCCAGCCTCGATTTCCTTCCTCCCGGCACTCCGCGGTTCGTCGCCCGCGCGCTCGATGCCCTCGCCGGTCTCGCGGCGCTGCAACGGCTCTACGACGCCGCGTCCCCGATTCGTCCCGACCGCTTCCCCGAACGCGCGCTCGACGTCCTCGGCATCCCCGTGACGACGGGCGATCCCGGCGCGGCCGATCGCATTCCCGCGGCGGGGCCGCTCGTGGTCGTGGCGAACCACCCGCATGGCGCGCTGGACGGCCTGGCGGTCGCCGCCGTCGTCCGCCGCGTCCGGCCGGACGTCAAGCTCCTGGGCAACCAGCTCCTGACGCACATCCCGGAAATGCGCGAGCACGTGATCCCCGTGGACGCCTTCTCGCAGGGCGGCGCTCACAACTCCGGCGGCGTGCGCGCGGCCCTCGACTGGCTGCGCGGCGGCCACGTGCTCGTGGTGTTTCCGGCCGGCGAGGTCGCGCACGTCCGCTCGGCCGCCGGCAGGGTCGTCGATTCCGCATGGCGCGACGGGGCCGCCCGACTGGCCGCGCGCGCCGGCGCACCGATGCTTCCCGTGTTCGTGGACGGCGCGAACGGGCGCCTCTTCCTGGAGGCCGGCCGCGTCTCGCCGTGGCTGCGGTCCGCGCTCCTCGTCCGCGAGCTGCTCGCGCACCGCGGGCGGCCCGTGCGCGTGTCGGTGGGACGGATCGTCACGCACAAGCGGCTGCTGGCCCTCGGGGATCGGTCGGCGCAGTCGGCCTATCTGCGGGTCCGCACCTACGGCCTGGCCGCTGGGCCGCCGGCCCGCGGGCCGCTGATGCGCCTGGCCGCGCGCCCCGCGCGGCCCGAACCGATCGGAGTCGAGGTCCCGGCCCAGGCGCTGGAGGCGGAGATAGCGGGGCTCGCACGATCGAGCTGCCTGGTGGACGGCGGCCCGTGGAAGGTGCACGTCGTCTCGGCCGGCGACGCGCCGCTCGTGCTGCAGGAGATCGCCCGGCTGCGCGAGGTCACGTTCCGCGCGGCCGGCGAAGGAACGGGCCGCGCGCGGGACCTCGATCGCTTCGACAGGCACTACCGCCACCTGTTCGTCTGGCACGCGGAACACCGGATGATCGCGGGCGCCTACCGCCTTGCCGAGACGGACCGCGTCCTCCGGGGGCAGGGGCTGAGCGGTTTCTACACGCGGACGCTGTTCCGCTACCCGGCCGCGCTCCTGCACGATCTCGGTCCTGCCCTCGAGCTCGGGCGCTCGTTCGTCCGCCGCGAGTTCCAGCGCGACTACCAGCCGCTGCAGATGCTGTGGCGGGGCATCGGCGCGCTGGTGGCGGCCGAGCCGCGCTACCGCACCCTCTTCGGCCCGGTCAGCATCAGCGCCGAGTACGGGCCGACCACGCGCCAGCTGCTCGCGCGGTTCCTGCTGGCCGGCCGCGGCAGTCTGCTCCAGTCGTTCGTCGTGCCCCGTCGCCCCCTGCCCGAGGACGCCACCGACGGCACGGAGGCGCTCGTCCAGAGCCGCGTCGCCAGCAACGTCCAGGAAGTGGACGCGATCGTCCGGGAGCTCGAGTCCGACCAGCGCGGCATCCCCGTCCTGCTGCGCCACTACCTGAAGCTGAACGCGAAGCTGCTGGGCTTCAGCGTGGATCCGGCCTTCGGCGGCGTCGTGGACGGGCTGATCGTGGTGGACCTGCTCGACGTGGACCGGACGCTGCTGGCCCGCTATCTGGGCAAGGACGCGGCCGCCGCTTTCGTGGCCGCGCACGGCCGGACGGCGGACGCCGGCGTGCCGATCGGCGTGCCCGCCTGA
- the yhbY gene encoding ribosome assembly RNA-binding protein YhbY, which yields MPVTLTARERAALKARAHALEPVVHIGHGGLTDTVVAELERALTAHELIKIRAGAADRDERAALSEAVSARTDAAVVQMVGKVMVLWRPRPADPDKD from the coding sequence ATGCCCGTCACGCTGACTGCGCGCGAGCGCGCCGCGCTCAAGGCCCGAGCCCACGCCCTGGAACCGGTCGTCCACATCGGCCACGGCGGCCTGACCGACACGGTGGTCGCGGAGCTGGAGCGGGCGCTCACGGCGCACGAGCTCATCAAGATCCGCGCCGGGGCTGCGGACCGTGACGAGCGGGCGGCGCTGAGCGAAGCCGTGTCCGCGCGCACCGATGCCGCCGTCGTGCAGATGGTGGGCAAGGTCATGGTGTTGTGGCGGCCACGCCCAGCAGACCCTGACAAGGATTAG